One bacterium BMS3Abin08 DNA window includes the following coding sequences:
- the pilT_2 gene encoding twitching mobility protein, protein MEINELLKEASSSLASDLHIKVGSPPILRINGELVPMQSEKRITQDEAIKIAFKVMSPNQREIFKKKQDLDLAYSIPGLGRFRCNIFIQRGTIGVVFRIIPMRVPTIDELNLPEVLKKISLEPRGLILVTGTTGSGKSTTLASMIDHINNNRTYNIITIEDPIEYLHRDKKSIINQREIGSDTESFSKALRAALRQDPDVILVGEMRDFETIQTALTAAETGHLVMSTLHTTDAMETINRIIAVFPPYQHKQVRIQLSSVMKGVVSMRLVPKADGNGRVPAVEVMVASETIKDCILDPDKTKLISDVVAKGKTIYGMQTFDQSLHDLYASDLITYEEALRRATNPDDFALKIKGIQSTSDLSYEEIEQKKSDDIPIERFHQ, encoded by the coding sequence ATGGAGATTAATGAATTACTAAAGGAGGCTTCTTCCAGCCTGGCATCAGACCTCCATATAAAGGTCGGCTCCCCTCCGATCCTGAGGATCAATGGTGAGCTGGTTCCCATGCAGTCTGAGAAGAGGATTACGCAGGATGAGGCCATAAAAATAGCATTTAAGGTAATGAGCCCCAACCAGCGTGAAATCTTCAAGAAGAAACAGGATCTTGACCTTGCCTATAGCATTCCCGGGCTTGGAAGGTTCCGGTGTAACATCTTTATACAACGTGGGACAATAGGGGTTGTATTCAGGATTATCCCCATGAGGGTCCCCACTATTGATGAACTGAACCTACCGGAGGTTTTGAAAAAAATCTCACTTGAACCAAGGGGCCTTATACTCGTCACCGGCACCACGGGGAGCGGAAAGTCCACCACCCTCGCATCGATGATAGACCATATCAACAACAACAGGACTTACAATATCATTACCATCGAAGACCCTATCGAGTACCTCCACAGGGATAAAAAAAGCATCATAAACCAGAGGGAGATCGGATCGGATACCGAGTCCTTCAGCAAGGCCCTGAGGGCTGCATTACGTCAGGACCCCGATGTGATTCTGGTTGGTGAGATGAGGGATTTCGAGACCATCCAGACCGCCCTAACTGCGGCTGAAACAGGACATCTCGTTATGAGCACCCTCCATACCACGGATGCAATGGAGACGATAAACCGGATAATCGCCGTGTTCCCGCCCTATCAGCACAAACAGGTGAGGATTCAGCTTTCTTCAGTCATGAAGGGAGTTGTCTCCATGAGGCTGGTCCCGAAGGCTGACGGCAACGGCAGGGTCCCTGCGGTGGAGGTTATGGTTGCATCTGAAACCATCAAGGACTGCATACTCGACCCGGACAAAACAAAGCTCATAAGCGATGTAGTTGCAAAGGGCAAGACCATATACGGCATGCAGACCTTTGATCAATCTCTGCACGACCTCTATGCTTCAGATCTTATTACATATGAAGAGGCCCTGAGGAGGGCAACGAATCCTGATGACTTTGCGCTGAAAATAAAGGGGATCCAATCCACAAGTGATCTGAGCTATGAAGAGATTGAACAGAAAAAGTCGGATGACATCCCGATCGAAAGATTCCATCAGTGA
- the pncC gene encoding nicotinamide-nucleotide amidohydrolase PncC, with product MPAECPTFGRGASHVNRNSGGEFRYNIMYEDVYKLCGRIHTAFQEGGLSLSVAESCTGGLISNSITDIPGASSFFKAGLVTYSADAKKTILGIQEATIRKWGVVSAETALEMAVCTRNLTKTDFSVATTGNLGPDALEGKDVGLVYIAVSSGGGSFSRKFSFWGNRAENKIAATVSALKLLLEVIDLSA from the coding sequence AGCTTCACATGTAAACCGCAACTCAGGTGGGGAATTCCGCTATAATATTATGTATGAAGACGTCTATAAACTCTGCGGGCGGATACATACCGCCTTTCAAGAGGGGGGATTGAGTCTCTCTGTTGCTGAATCCTGCACTGGTGGCCTGATCAGCAATTCCATCACAGACATACCGGGTGCAAGTTCATTCTTTAAAGCAGGACTGGTAACCTACTCTGCTGACGCTAAAAAAACGATACTTGGAATTCAGGAAGCCACAATCAGGAAATGGGGAGTTGTAAGTGCAGAGACTGCCCTGGAAATGGCGGTATGCACAAGGAATCTCACAAAGACCGACTTCTCAGTCGCCACCACAGGCAACCTCGGCCCTGATGCCCTGGAGGGTAAAGACGTCGGGTTAGTTTATATCGCCGTCAGTAGCGGCGGCGGCTCATTTTCGAGGAAATTCAGTTTTTGGGGGAACCGGGCGGAAAACAAGATAGCCGCTACCGTCTCTGCCCTGAAACTCCTCCTGGAGGTAATTGACTTATCGGCATGA
- the alaS gene encoding alanine--tRNA ligase: MIPDVAGMTIQTPRHYKVDTTVNRPSLQRKGRCMNSKEVRENFLTFFRERGHEVVRSSNLIPYNDPSLLFTNAGMVQFKGVFLGNEKRDYVRATSCQKCMRAGGKHSDLENVGHTSRHHTFFEMLGNFSFGDYFKREAIQFAWELLTERYGLPKERLWVSVFEEDDEAMKLWTENTDISPSRIVRLGAEDNFWQMGDTGPCGPCSEILIDQGEETGCSEDTCAVGCDCDRYLELWNLVFMQYNRNHDGVLSPLPKPSIDTGMGLERLSAVLQGKLNNFDTDLFAPIITETAMIAGINYGATKETDVSLRVIADHVRAATFLLAEGLIPSNEGRGYVLRRIIRRASRHARILNIHEPCLYKLIEPVISVMGDAYPEIGDERERTEKLLRIEEDRFTRTLEMGMNILDEIISGIKAGGSRVIPGKEVFRLYDTYGFPLDLAVDIAMDEGIEVDTDGFRVELEKQRSKAKAHSEGPSLKEPFTGYPLSLKTEFTGYETMSCDARVVGIYREGKSVDELREGERGELVLDRTPFYGESGGQAGDTGIIDSENTHIHVIDTKKPRQDLTVHTVDVKRGVVGKGETVHASVNEELRHATMRNHTATHLLHRALKDVLGDHVKQSGSLVSPVRLRFDFTHFYALQQDEIEKVEEIVNEKILEDLPVRTEVMSVDDAIEQGAVALFDEKYGNSVRVVSAGDYSKELCGGTHCRSTGEIGPFVIISEGSVASGIRRIEALTGRQAFRFLNDKRKELERIRRILKTDKPVERVSKLLNELKRLEKELERLKTGASRDVVFDAVKNSLNINGVNVILLREKGLNHRELRMIADKIRDNINSGIIILTSENDGQAAIVCTVSDDLKERYNAGKIVRDLSSLAGGKGGGKKDMAQGGTKNPDKLKSAVEKIPKIISSL; the protein is encoded by the coding sequence ATGATTCCCGACGTAGCGGGAATGACAATTCAAACACCCCGACATTACAAGGTCGACACGACAGTAAACAGACCCTCTTTACAGAGGAAAGGCAGGTGCATGAACAGCAAAGAGGTACGTGAGAATTTTCTGACTTTTTTCAGAGAGCGGGGCCATGAGGTGGTCAGGAGTTCCAACCTTATCCCCTACAACGATCCTTCCCTTCTCTTTACCAATGCCGGGATGGTCCAGTTTAAAGGGGTATTCCTTGGTAATGAGAAAAGAGACTATGTCCGTGCCACTTCCTGTCAGAAATGCATGCGTGCAGGAGGAAAGCACAGCGATCTCGAAAACGTCGGACACACATCAAGACACCACACGTTTTTTGAGATGCTCGGTAACTTCTCCTTTGGAGACTACTTCAAGAGGGAGGCAATACAGTTTGCCTGGGAACTTCTCACAGAACGTTATGGTCTCCCCAAAGAGAGGCTCTGGGTGTCGGTTTTTGAAGAGGATGATGAGGCAATGAAACTATGGACTGAAAACACGGACATATCCCCTTCAAGGATCGTTAGACTCGGAGCAGAGGATAATTTCTGGCAGATGGGGGACACCGGCCCCTGCGGCCCCTGCTCGGAAATATTAATTGATCAGGGTGAAGAGACCGGATGCAGTGAAGACACATGTGCGGTGGGATGCGATTGTGACAGATATCTGGAACTCTGGAATCTGGTATTCATGCAGTACAACAGGAACCATGACGGCGTCCTCTCGCCCCTTCCAAAACCGAGTATCGATACGGGCATGGGGCTTGAGAGGCTTTCTGCAGTGCTTCAGGGCAAACTCAACAACTTTGATACCGATCTCTTTGCGCCTATAATTACCGAGACAGCCATGATTGCCGGTATAAATTACGGTGCCACGAAGGAAACCGACGTTTCCCTGAGGGTAATTGCAGACCATGTCAGGGCGGCAACCTTTCTCCTTGCCGAGGGCCTTATTCCCTCAAACGAAGGCAGGGGTTATGTCCTGAGGAGGATCATAAGGAGGGCCTCAAGGCATGCAAGGATCCTCAATATCCACGAGCCATGCCTTTATAAGCTGATAGAGCCGGTTATCTCCGTAATGGGTGACGCTTATCCGGAAATCGGCGATGAAAGAGAAAGGACCGAGAAACTGCTTCGGATAGAGGAGGATCGTTTCACAAGGACCCTTGAGATGGGGATGAACATACTTGACGAAATCATCTCAGGCATAAAAGCCGGGGGCTCGCGTGTTATTCCGGGAAAAGAGGTTTTCAGGCTTTATGACACGTACGGATTCCCTCTCGATCTCGCCGTTGACATTGCAATGGACGAGGGCATCGAGGTTGATACCGATGGCTTCAGGGTCGAGCTTGAGAAACAGAGGAGTAAGGCAAAGGCGCATTCCGAAGGCCCCTCTCTGAAGGAACCCTTTACCGGTTATCCCCTTTCCCTGAAAACCGAATTTACAGGTTATGAGACGATGAGCTGCGACGCCAGGGTAGTCGGCATCTACCGTGAGGGGAAATCGGTGGATGAACTCAGGGAGGGTGAGAGAGGTGAACTCGTGCTTGACAGAACCCCCTTTTACGGTGAATCCGGCGGCCAGGCCGGTGACACAGGTATTATTGACTCGGAAAACACACACATACACGTTATTGACACAAAAAAACCCAGACAGGACCTGACCGTGCATACGGTTGATGTAAAGAGGGGGGTCGTCGGAAAAGGAGAAACCGTACACGCATCCGTCAATGAAGAACTCAGGCATGCAACGATGAGGAATCATACTGCTACCCACCTTTTACACCGGGCCTTGAAGGATGTACTTGGCGATCATGTTAAACAGTCTGGCTCACTCGTAAGTCCTGTGCGTTTGAGATTCGACTTTACACACTTTTACGCACTTCAGCAAGACGAGATAGAGAAAGTGGAAGAGATTGTAAACGAAAAGATCCTTGAAGACCTCCCTGTCAGAACCGAGGTGATGTCCGTCGATGATGCAATTGAACAAGGTGCGGTTGCTCTCTTTGACGAAAAGTACGGCAACTCCGTAAGGGTCGTCTCTGCAGGGGATTACAGCAAGGAACTCTGCGGAGGTACCCACTGCAGGTCGACAGGTGAAATAGGACCCTTTGTCATCATTTCAGAAGGCAGTGTGGCTTCCGGTATAAGGAGGATAGAGGCATTAACCGGCAGACAGGCCTTCCGGTTTCTGAACGACAAGAGAAAGGAACTGGAACGGATCAGGCGAATATTAAAAACCGACAAGCCTGTTGAGAGGGTGTCGAAGCTTCTGAATGAACTGAAGAGACTTGAAAAGGAACTGGAGAGGCTCAAGACAGGTGCTTCGAGGGATGTTGTTTTCGATGCAGTTAAAAACTCCCTCAACATAAACGGTGTGAACGTGATTCTCTTAAGGGAAAAGGGGCTCAATCACAGGGAACTCCGCATGATAGCAGACAAAATCAGGGACAATATAAACTCAGGCATAATTATCCTCACCTCTGAAAATGACGGCCAGGCAGCCATTGTATGTACGGTTTCCGATGATTTGAAGGAACGCTATAACGCCGGTAAAATCGTCAGGGACCTCTCCTCTCTGGCAGGGGGCAAGGGTGGCGGCAAGAAGGATATGGCACAGGGTGGAACAAAAAATCCGGATAAACTCAAGTCTGCGGTGGAGAAGATTCCAAAGATTATCTCGTCCTTGTAA
- the recX gene encoding regulatory protein RecX, translating to MKRLNRKSRMTSRSKDSISDAVSYSIRLLSIRGRSEKELKERLTKKGFNQGTMEKAIDVLRGYGYINDRRLAEHLISYAFTDRKLGRRGTTSFLHKRGIPVEIITESGIESLDERPGAEELVRKRAPRISELPEDKKRRRLYGMLSRRGYSSETISYVLKKVL from the coding sequence ATGAAGAGATTGAACAGAAAAAGTCGGATGACATCCCGATCGAAAGATTCCATCAGTGATGCCGTCTCATACTCGATTCGCCTCCTGAGCATCAGGGGAAGGAGTGAAAAGGAGTTAAAGGAGAGGCTGACAAAAAAGGGTTTTAATCAAGGGACCATGGAAAAGGCAATAGATGTTTTAAGGGGTTACGGATATATTAACGACCGAAGGCTTGCAGAGCACCTGATCTCATATGCTTTTACCGACAGGAAGCTGGGCAGGAGGGGAACAACGTCATTCCTTCACAAGAGGGGTATCCCCGTGGAAATAATCACCGAGTCGGGCATAGAGAGCCTGGACGAAAGACCCGGTGCGGAAGAACTTGTAAGAAAGAGGGCCCCCCGGATTTCAGAACTGCCTGAGGATAAAAAAAGGAGACGCCTCTATGGCATGCTCTCAAGGAGAGGTTACTCCAGTGAAACAATTTCTTACGTACTGAAAAAGGTTCTGTGA
- a CDS encoding 2',5' RNA ligase family, whose protein sequence is MRCFIALSISDPVKRNILEFIDLLKRYDANVRWLSREGIHITLKFLGDVDESKIVKIEDSLRTASAMTGRFSLEIRGAGVFPDFSRPGVLWVGAGESEKLSRLHSDIEEALYRIGFSRDKRRFKPHVTIGRVKSPVGIRTLLKELRSHKESVFGTIDIKEVDLMKSTLKPSGAVYERIFSAPLGKED, encoded by the coding sequence ATGAGATGTTTTATTGCACTTTCGATCAGTGACCCTGTGAAGAGGAACATCCTGGAGTTTATAGACCTCCTCAAGAGGTATGATGCAAACGTAAGGTGGCTCTCCAGGGAGGGGATTCATATCACCCTTAAATTCCTTGGTGACGTCGATGAATCAAAAATCGTTAAAATAGAAGATTCACTAAGAACGGCATCAGCCATGACAGGGCGCTTCAGTCTTGAGATACGCGGAGCAGGGGTGTTTCCCGACTTCTCAAGGCCGGGGGTCTTGTGGGTTGGGGCAGGGGAATCCGAAAAACTCAGCAGGCTCCATTCAGATATTGAAGAGGCGCTCTACAGGATCGGATTCAGCAGGGACAAACGCCGGTTCAAACCCCATGTTACAATCGGGAGGGTAAAGTCCCCGGTTGGGATAAGGACGCTTTTAAAGGAACTGAGAAGCCATAAAGAGAGCGTCTTTGGTACAATAGATATAAAAGAAGTTGACCTGATGAAAAGCACACTAAAACCTTCGGGGGCAGTATATGAAAGGATCTTCTCTGCACCCCTGGGGAAGGAGGATTAG
- a CDS encoding recombinase A, whose amino-acid sequence MDKNKAKALDMALSQIERAFGKGAIMRLGADGVVEGIKVIPTGSITLDLATGIGGFPRGRVIEIYGPESSGKTTLALNAIAQAHKQGGVAAFIDAEHALDINYSSRLGVNIADLLVSQPDTGEQALEVVEALVRSGAVDIVVIDSVAALVPRAEIEGEMGDSLPGLHARLMSQALRKLTAAISKSLTTVIFINQIRMKIGVMYGNPETTTGGNALKFYSSMRLDIRKIDSIKNGQEMIGGRMRVKIVKNKVAPPFRQAEFDIYFNEGISREGELLDLAVKDKIVERSGAWYSYNSTRIGQGRENAKEFLKSNPEMAKEIEDKIMNPVNTGSSDGD is encoded by the coding sequence ATGGACAAGAACAAGGCCAAGGCCCTTGATATGGCCTTATCGCAGATTGAACGCGCCTTTGGCAAGGGTGCCATTATGAGACTTGGAGCGGATGGGGTTGTGGAGGGGATAAAGGTAATCCCCACAGGATCCATAACTCTCGATTTAGCTACCGGTATCGGCGGATTCCCAAGGGGAAGGGTGATAGAGATATACGGACCCGAGTCCTCGGGCAAGACAACCCTCGCCCTGAATGCAATTGCCCAGGCCCATAAACAAGGCGGTGTTGCAGCCTTTATTGATGCTGAACATGCCCTTGATATCAACTATTCAAGCCGTCTCGGGGTGAATATTGCGGACCTCCTCGTTTCCCAGCCGGACACCGGTGAACAGGCCCTTGAGGTGGTAGAGGCCCTTGTCAGAAGCGGAGCGGTTGATATTGTGGTAATCGATTCAGTAGCGGCACTTGTTCCGAGGGCAGAGATCGAGGGGGAGATGGGGGACAGCCTTCCCGGACTTCATGCAAGGCTGATGAGTCAGGCCCTGAGGAAACTGACGGCCGCTATCTCAAAATCCCTGACCACTGTGATATTCATCAACCAGATCAGGATGAAGATAGGTGTAATGTACGGTAATCCTGAAACAACAACGGGTGGAAACGCCCTGAAGTTTTATTCCTCCATGAGACTCGATATACGGAAAATTGACAGCATCAAAAACGGTCAGGAGATGATCGGCGGGAGAATGCGTGTCAAGATTGTAAAGAACAAGGTTGCACCGCCCTTCAGACAGGCGGAGTTTGATATTTATTTTAATGAAGGGATATCGAGAGAGGGCGAACTGCTGGATCTTGCGGTAAAGGATAAAATTGTAGAAAGATCCGGGGCATGGTACAGTTATAACAGCACAAGGATAGGCCAGGGAAGGGAGAATGCGAAGGAGTTCTTAAAGTCGAACCCCGAGATGGCTAAGGAAATAGAGGATAAGATCATGAATCCCGTTAACACAGGTAGTAGCGATGGAGATTAA